ATTGGCCTTACGGTGGCGCATGGGACGTTATTCCTCGTCGTCGTCGTCATCGGGCGCATTTTCGGCGGCGCGGCTGGGCGCCGTGCCCATGTCGAGAATCCGGACACCGTCCGTGCTCTCTTCATAGCGCATTCCGAAATTGAGCCCTTCCTTCTCGAGCAGTGCGGCGATTTCCTGCAGGGACTTCTTGCCGAAGTTCTTCACCTGAAGGATCTGCGCCTCGGTCTGGCGAACCAGATCACCGAGCGAGCGAATGTTGGAATTCTTGAGTGAGTTGACTGATCGGACGGACAGCTCGAGATCGTCAATCGGGGTCCGGAACAGTTCCGCCAGCCGCAGGGCGTCGCTGTTCGCGCCATCACCTGCTGCGCCCGGCTGTGCCGAGGCCGACGACCCAAAACCCACGAAGTACTGGAAGTGGGTCTGGGCCAGCGCGGCCGCGTAGCTGACCGCTTCCTCGGGCGACATCGTGCCGTTCGTTTCCACCGTAAGGGTGAGACGATCGTAGTCGGTGCGCTGGCCGACGCGCGTTTCCGCGACGGTGAAGTTGGCGCGACGAACCGGATTGTAGATCGCATCGATGCGTACGACATCCACCGACAGATTCTTGTCGGCGGGATGCTGGTCGCTTTCGACGTACCCGCGCCCCTTGTTCACG
This genomic window from Gemmatimonadaceae bacterium contains:
- a CDS encoding DNA-directed RNA polymerase subunit alpha, whose product is MANTIDLSGLVRPQLVEATKRDDTPNLAEFRLQPLERGFGHTLGNAMRRLLLSSLRGSAVWAFRIDGVVHEHQTIAGVVEDVHQIIGNLKTLTLALPDEVEQTVLRISKSGPGVVTAADIQVQAVGGVRVVDPSHHLFTITDERDFNVELYVNKGRGYVESDQHPADKNLSVDVVRIDAIYNPVRRANFTVAETRVGQRTDYDRLTLTVETNGTMSPEEAVSYAAALAQTHFQYFVGFGSSASAQPGAAGDGANSDALRLAELFRTPIDDLELSVRSVNSLKNSNIRSLGDLVRQTEAQILQVKNFGKKSLQEIAALLEKEGLNFGMRYEESTDGVRILDMGTAPSRAAENAPDDDDDEE